The Oleidesulfovibrio alaskensis DSM 16109 genome has a segment encoding these proteins:
- a CDS encoding recombinase family protein gives MLDNSNVAPGKNKTLRCAIYTRKSHEEGLEQEFNSLDAQRESAEHYIEAQRMRGWTALPDRYDDGGFSGGNMERPGLRRLLADIDAGKIDVIVVYKVDRLSRSLLDFMKMIDLFNEKGVSFVSVTQHFSTTDPTGRMFLGILITFAQYEREVIAERIRDKVAAAKRRGKYCGGVPILGYDVDRDNKKLLVNPDEARTVQYIFRRFIQIGSAKKLGQELNEQGYRTKAWTTKKGKVREGSEWNTAHIYRLLNNRIYIGEIAHKDRSYPGEHEGIIDRATWDKVQAILEDNKPVKVSMARTKMVAPLKGVIRCGHCGCSMGPTYARKNGRHYTYYICQKDSKRTVSRCPLKRIPAGGIEQAVVEQLSAVFRTPTLVAKTYFAARDIEQAERERLFKQKAQLEIELSQAREQALELMKPGSDQPGKAEMLTTVNRQAVELSKQLTHVSERCRAYRGNSITEQDVSEAFQNVEGVWEDLFPVERNRLIRLLVDKVEIRETGIDMELRTNGLTTLIAELAGLACEVTERRASR, from the coding sequence ATGCTTGATAACAGCAATGTCGCGCCGGGCAAGAACAAGACCTTGCGCTGTGCCATCTACACCCGCAAGAGCCACGAAGAAGGTCTCGAACAGGAGTTCAACTCGTTAGATGCGCAACGGGAATCGGCGGAACACTATATCGAAGCTCAGAGGATGCGGGGCTGGACGGCTCTGCCGGATCGCTATGACGATGGTGGTTTCTCGGGCGGGAACATGGAGCGTCCGGGGCTGCGCCGCCTGCTGGCGGACATCGACGCCGGGAAGATTGACGTGATCGTGGTCTACAAGGTCGACCGGCTGTCCCGCTCGCTGCTGGACTTCATGAAGATGATCGACCTCTTCAACGAGAAGGGTGTCAGCTTCGTCTCGGTCACCCAGCACTTCAGCACCACCGATCCCACCGGCCGGATGTTTCTCGGTATCCTGATCACCTTCGCCCAGTACGAGCGGGAGGTCATTGCCGAGCGTATCCGGGACAAGGTGGCGGCTGCCAAGCGCCGGGGGAAATACTGCGGCGGCGTGCCCATCCTCGGATACGACGTTGACCGGGATAATAAGAAGCTGCTGGTCAACCCCGATGAGGCCAGGACGGTGCAGTACATCTTCCGCCGCTTTATCCAGATCGGCTCGGCCAAGAAGCTTGGCCAGGAGCTGAACGAACAGGGTTACCGCACCAAGGCCTGGACCACCAAGAAAGGCAAAGTCCGTGAGGGCTCCGAATGGAACACCGCCCATATCTACCGGCTGCTCAACAACCGGATCTATATCGGCGAGATCGCCCACAAGGACCGCAGTTACCCCGGCGAGCACGAAGGGATCATCGACCGGGCGACCTGGGACAAGGTGCAAGCCATCCTGGAGGACAACAAACCGGTCAAGGTATCCATGGCCAGAACCAAAATGGTCGCCCCGCTGAAAGGCGTCATCCGCTGCGGCCACTGCGGATGCTCGATGGGACCGACCTACGCCCGCAAGAACGGCCGCCACTACACCTATTACATCTGCCAGAAGGACAGCAAGCGGACCGTTAGCCGGTGCCCGCTCAAACGTATTCCCGCCGGGGGCATCGAGCAGGCCGTAGTCGAGCAGTTGAGCGCGGTGTTCCGCACACCGACGCTAGTGGCCAAGACCTACTTCGCTGCCCGGGACATCGAGCAGGCGGAGCGAGAGCGGCTGTTCAAACAGAAAGCCCAGCTCGAGATTGAGCTGTCGCAGGCGCGGGAGCAGGCACTCGAACTGATGAAGCCCGGCAGCGATCAGCCGGGCAAGGCAGAGATGCTGACGACCGTCAACCGCCAGGCGGTCGAGCTCTCGAAACAACTGACGCACGTGAGCGAGCGATGCAGAGCCTACCGGGGGAACAGCATCACGGAACAGGATGTCTCGGAGGCCTTCCAGAATGTCGAAGGCGTCTGGGAAGACCTTTTCCCGGTGGAGCGAAACCGGCTCATCCGCCTCCTGGTGGATAAGGTCGAGATCCGCGAGACCGGGATCGACATGGAGCTGCGCACCAACGGGCTGACAACGCTCATCGCCGAGCTGGCCGGTCTGGCATGCGAAGTCACCGAACGGAGGGCAAGCCGATGA
- a CDS encoding DUF2924 domain-containing protein, with the protein MNELQNAATGGKNQDRTRNSVLRQMALLRSMSLEQLREKWLDLYGEEPPQYKKQFLIKRLAYRIQELFYGGLSEQAKVHLQQAAKEDPVATVNRRIPEERISNEAILPGTRLVRVWNDRRYEVTVLADGYEFEGRTFRSLSAVAREITGTRWNGKVFFGLKKVYGRKAEGGSDA; encoded by the coding sequence ATGAATGAGTTACAGAACGCCGCCACAGGCGGCAAGAACCAGGATCGAACACGAAACTCGGTCCTTCGGCAGATGGCCCTGCTGCGATCCATGTCCCTGGAGCAGCTCCGGGAAAAATGGCTCGACCTCTACGGCGAAGAGCCGCCCCAGTACAAAAAGCAATTCCTCATCAAGCGGCTGGCCTATCGCATCCAGGAGCTTTTCTACGGCGGGCTGTCCGAGCAGGCCAAGGTCCATCTCCAGCAGGCCGCCAAGGAGGACCCGGTCGCCACTGTCAATCGACGCATCCCAGAGGAGCGGATATCAAACGAGGCGATCCTGCCCGGGACCAGACTGGTGCGGGTATGGAACGACCGGCGATATGAGGTGACCGTCCTTGCCGATGGCTACGAGTTCGAAGGCCGCACCTTCCGGTCGCTCAGCGCGGTGGCCAGGGAGATCACCGGGACGCGCTGGAACGGCAAGGTCTTTTTCGGGCTGAAGAAGGTTTACGGCAGAAAAGCCGAGGGAGGTTCAGATGCTTGA
- the lexA gene encoding transcriptional repressor LexA yields MGKAKTDEITPLQRKTLEAICRFVDAKGFPPTVKELSEIFEISPASAHDRINQLVRKGYLKREDGKSRGIAVARRPSEMAASLVSVPVVGMVAAGRPILAEENITGQVLVESDVVRSGQHFALRAVGDSMIGAGINHGDLIIVRQQPIAEDGDIVVALLNNEATVKRLKIKDELIELVPENPEARKIRIRPEDDLRVLGKVVGWKRS; encoded by the coding sequence ATGGGCAAAGCGAAAACGGATGAGATAACGCCGTTGCAGCGGAAAACGCTCGAAGCGATATGTCGTTTCGTCGATGCCAAGGGCTTTCCTCCAACGGTGAAGGAACTGAGCGAGATCTTTGAAATCAGCCCGGCGAGTGCCCACGACCGGATCAACCAACTGGTGCGCAAGGGATACCTGAAGCGGGAGGACGGAAAGTCGCGAGGCATAGCTGTTGCCCGTCGCCCCAGCGAGATGGCTGCCTCTCTGGTTTCAGTACCTGTTGTGGGGATGGTGGCGGCTGGCCGTCCCATCCTGGCCGAGGAGAACATCACCGGCCAAGTGCTGGTCGAGTCGGACGTCGTTCGTTCCGGACAGCACTTCGCACTCCGTGCGGTGGGTGACAGCATGATCGGTGCCGGTATCAACCATGGCGATTTGATCATCGTGCGGCAGCAGCCCATCGCCGAGGATGGTGACATCGTTGTAGCGCTGCTCAACAACGAGGCGACCGTCAAACGGCTGAAAATCAAAGACGAGCTCATCGAATTGGTGCCCGAGAACCCGGAGGCAAGAAAGATCCGGATCAGGCCGGAGGATGATCTTCGCGTGTTGGGTAAGGTCGTTGGATGGAAACGGAGTTAA